From the genome of Alphaproteobacteria bacterium:
TGGAATCCGGCGTTCCATTTCGCCGAACGCGTGCCGGGATCGATTCACGGGTGGCACCGGAGTTTCTGCCTGTCGATGCCGGTTGGCCGGGGCAGCGTCGATCGGCCCGGACTAATGCTGGCACTCGACCGCGGCGGTTCGTGCCGCGGGTTTGCGTTTCGGATCGAGCCCGCCTGGGTGCAGAGCGAAACGCAGATATTGTGGCGACGGGAAATGATCTCAGGCGGATACGAACCGCGGTGGGTTCGGGTCAAGTGCGGCGGAGAGTCTTTGCGTGCGCTCACATTTACCGCGAATCGCAAACACACGCGCTACGTCGGACGCTTGCCGGAGGGCGATTCCGTACGGGCGCTCGCGACGGGCCAGGGCACCTTGGGGAGTGCGCGCGATTATCTCCACAACACAGTTGTTCATCTCGACGAGCTCGGCGTCGTCGACGGCCCTCTGCACCGGTTGCTCGATCTCGTAGATTCCTTCAAGCACGACGCCTAACGGCCCACGCTTAAGTCGGACGTGTTACGATAGAGGTTGCGGCCTCAACTGGGGGAACAGTTCGAAGATGAGAGAAATGGCCGATGTCGTCGTCGTCGGGGGCGGCATTCTTGGCGTCTCGGTGGCCTATGCCGTCAGCCGGTTGGGACAACGCGTCGTTCTTTTGGAAGAGCGTACCCTCGCGTCGGGAACCACGGGTGCGAGTTTCGCCTGGCTCAATGCGACCGCCAAGGCCGACGATCAGGCCTACCACCGGCTTAACCGGCGTGGCATCGGACGCCACCTCGATCTGGCCGCGATGTGGGGGGAAGAGACGGTCGGTCTAGCGGGTACCGGATCGATCCATTGGAGTCACCCTGGAGCGCCCGACGGTGGGCCGGTGGCGGTGATGGCGCGCGCCGAGTACCTGGAGAACTGGGGATATCCCATCGTAGCGCTGGACCGTAGTAC
Proteins encoded in this window:
- a CDS encoding gamma-glutamylcyclotransferase, with the translated sequence MAEAGFRREDFTEERIAEIQRSMDLPVGFEILDRRTREASRAAVLADVQTGQDIWVFGYGSLMWNPAFHFAERVPGSIHGWHRSFCLSMPVGRGSVDRPGLMLALDRGGSCRGFAFRIEPAWVQSETQILWRREMISGGYEPRWVRVKCGGESLRALTFTANRKHTRYVGRLPEGDSVRALATGQGTLGSARDYLHNTVVHLDELGVVDGPLHRLLDLVDSFKHDA